A part of Fundulus heteroclitus isolate FHET01 unplaced genomic scaffold, MU-UCD_Fhet_4.1 scaffold_124, whole genome shotgun sequence genomic DNA contains:
- the LOC118558360 gene encoding extracellular calcium-sensing receptor-like: MRVLLEELALDPPPPRQWIASEAWATDPNLMRFSFCAGAIGVAIQQSVIPGLRDFLLDLSPSKVAASSVLTEFWEDAFNGVPRRDCDGTEDIKKLKSPCTETSQLRVSNMMYKAVYAVAHAIHNAVCQEINGTIQCDKQVKLEPRQVFKELKDVNFSKNGYHVSFDANGDPVAFYELVNWQRGYSGIIELVTVGYYDASLPTGQEFHINRNLTWMEGGTQVPVSVCSESCLPGTRKVLQKGKPSCCYDCIPCPEGEISNMTDSPDCFPCGKRFWPNPKKDACLPKPVEFLSFEEILSIILAALSVSGACLGIIVAVVFFYHKTTPIVRANNSELSFLLVFSLILCFLCSLSFIGAPSEWSCMLRHTSFGITFVLCISCVLGKTIVVLMAFKATLPGSNAMKWFGPPQQRMTVLTFTFIQVIICTVWLVLSPPFPMENITTYKEKIILECALGSAVGFWSVLGYIGLLAVLCSVLAVLARKLPDNFNEAKMITFSMLIFCAVWITFIPAYVSSPGKFTVAVEIFAILASSFGLILCIFAPKCFILLFQPEKNTKKYLINKN, from the exons ATGAGAGTCCTTTTAGAGGAGCTGGCTTTGGACCCTCCTCCACCTCGTCAGTGGATAGCAAGCGAGGCCTGGGCAACTGATCCAAACCTGATGAGGTTCAGCTTCTGTGCAGGGGCAATCGGAGTAGCCATTCAGCAATCCGTCATTCCAGGATTGAGAGATTTCCTTCTGGATCTCTCTCCCTCTAAAGTGGCTGCTTCTTCAGTGCTGACTGAGTTCTGGGAGGATGCAttcaatggggtaccgcgc AGAGACTGTGATGGGACTGAAGATATTAAAAAGCTCAAAAGCCCATGCACTGAAACATCTCAGTTAAGAGTTAGTAATATGATGTACAAGGCTGTGTATGCGGTGGCGCATGCCATTCATAATGCAGTGTGTCAAGAAATAAACGGAACCATTCAATGTGACAAACAGGTTAAACTGGAGCCCAGACAG gtttttaaagaattaaaggACGTAAACTTTTCCAAGAATGGCTACCACGTGTCATTTGATGCTAATGGGGATCCTGTAGCTTTCTATGAGCTGGTCAACTGGCAGAGAGGTTATAGTGGAATTATTGAACTGGTAACAGTGGGGTACTATGATGCATCACTTCCCACGGGCCAGGAGTTTCATATCAACAGAAACTTAACCTGGATGGAAGGTGGCACACAA GTACCAGTGTCAGTGTGCTCCGAGAGTTGTCTCCCTGGAACTCGTAAAGTGCTGCAAAAAGGAAAGCCCAGCTGCTGCTATGATTGCATACCGTGTCCTGAAGGGGAGATCAGTAATATGAC GGATTCTCCTGATTGCTTCCCATGTGGCAAAAGGTTTTGGCCAAATCCAAAGAAAGATGCTTGTCTTCCCAAACCTGTGGAGTTTCTCTCCTTTGAGGAAATTCTGTCAATCATCCTGGCAGCATTGTCTGTTAGTGGGGCCTGTCTGGGTATCATAGTAGCAGTGGTTTTCTTCTATCACAAGACAACTCCAATTGTCAGAGCCAACAACTCTGAGCTGAGTTTCCTGTTAGTATTCTCTTTAATCCTTTGTTTCTTATGTTCATTATCTTTCATTGGAGCACCTTCTGAGTGGTCCTGCATGCTGCGACACACATCATTTGGCATCACCTTTGTTCTATGCATCTCCTGTGTTCTTGGGAAAACTATAGTGGTTTTAATGGCCTTTAAAGCTACACTTCCAGGTAGTAATGCCATGAAATGGTTTGGGCCTCCACAACAAAGAATGACTGTAttgacatttacatttattcaagTCATTATATGCACTGTGTGGTTAGTTTTGAGTCCTCCCTTCCCAATGGAAAATATAACCACATACAAGGAGAAGATCATCCTAGAATGTGCATTAGGCTCTGCTGTTGGCTTCTGGTCTGTGCTCGGCTACATTGGCTTGCTTGCTGTACTTTGCTCTGTATTAGCTGTTTTAGCTCGGAAACTACCTGATAATTTTAATGAAGCTAAGATGATAACATTTAGTATGTTGATATTCTGTGCTGTCTGGATCACCTTCATCCCAGCATATGTCAGCTCTCCAGGAAAATTTACTGTGGCTGTGGAGATATTTGCCATTCTGGCCTCTAGTTTTGGACTGATACTGTGTATATTTGCTCCAAAGTGTTTCATCCTTTTGTTTCAGCCAGAGAAGAACACcaagaaatatttaataaacaaaaactaa
- the LOC118558365 gene encoding extracellular calcium-sensing receptor-like has translation MDGDFIIGGAFVIHYQVHTVLNNDTTKPGVARCTGSFYGRGLRFLRAMIFAIEEINNSTKLLPGIKLGYRLYDSCGSVAVAVHTAFQLSNGQDPVFYKDSNCSHTGVAMAVVGDSGSTRTISMSRIMGPFNIPQVSHFSTCACLSDKQQFPTFFRTIPSDQFQADALAKLVKHFGWTWIGAVHSDSDYGINGIASFVQAAMREGICVEYIESFFRTDRLSKIQRVADVIRRSTAMVVVAFTADSDLKVLLEELARDPPPPRQWIGSESWVTDPLLMSFSFCAGAIGLAIPQAVIPGLRDFLLDLTPAEVAASPLLTEFWEDAFNCSLTKTTYLNKRECDGTEDIKTLKSPYTETSQLRITNMIYQAVYAIAHASHNAACHEKNATIQCDKHIRLEPKQVFIELKKVNFSKNGYRVSFDTNGDPVAFYELVNWQKSDKGVIKLVTVGYYDASLPNGKEFYINKNLTWVEGRTEVPASVCSERCPAGTRKVLQKGKPICCYDCIPCPEGEISNTTDSPDCFPCPREYWPNAKKDACFPKPMEFLAYDEILSIILAAFSVSGACLTIIAALVFFRHRTTPIVRANNSELSFLLLFSLTLCFLCSLTFIGAPSKLSCMLRHTAFGITFVLCISCVLGKTIVVLMAFKATFPGNNVMKWFGPPQQRMTVVFLTFLQVLICTVWLVVSPPFPMENLTIYKEKIILECALGSAVGFWAVLGYIGLLAVFCFVLAVLARKLPDNFNEAKMITFSMLIFCAVWITFIPAYVSSPGKYTVAVEIFAILASSFGLILCIFAPKCFILLFLPDKNTKNYLMNKK, from the exons ATGGATGGGGACTTTATAATTGGAGGAGCTTTTGTCATTCACTACCAAGTGCACACAGTACTTAACAACGACACCACCAAGCCTGGGGTTGCAAGATGCACAGGAAG CTTTTATGGCCGGGGTCTGCGCTTCCTTCGCGCAATGATATTTGCCATTGAGGAGATAAATAACAGCACAAAGCTCCTCCCTGGCATCAAACTTGGATATCGACTCTATGATTCATGTGGCTCAGTGGCTGTAGCTGTACATACCGCATTTCAGCTGTCAAACGGTCAGGACCCTGTGTTTTACAAAGACAGTAACTGTTCACACACTGGAGTGGCGATGGCTGTGGTTGGAGACTCTGGATCCACTCGTACCATCAGTATGTCACGCATCATGGGGCCCTTCAACATACCCCAG gtgAGCCACTTTTCCACTTGTGCCTGCCTTTCAGACAAACAGCAATTCCCAACTTTTTTCAGAACAATTCCCAGTGATCAGTTCCAAGCTGACGCACTGGCTAAgcttgtgaagcactttggatgGACTTGGATAGGTGCTgtccactcagactcagactATGGAATTAATGGCATAGCGTCTTTTGTTCAAGCAGCAATGAGAGAGGGGATCTGTGTGGAGTACATTGAATCATTCTTTAGAACCGACAGACTGAGCAAGATCCAAAGAGTCGCAGATGTCATTCGTAG ATCAACAGCAATGGTTGTGGTGGCGTTTACAGCTGATAGTGATTTAAAGGTCCTGTTAGAGGAGCTGGCCCGGGACCCTCCTCCACCTCGTCAGTGGATTGGGAGTGAATCTTGGGTAACAGACCCGCTCTTGATGAGCTTCAGTTTCTGCGCTGGGGCCATTGGATTAGCCATTCCACAAGCTGTCATTCCAGGTCTGCGAGACTTCCTACTAGATCTCACTCCAGCTGAAGTGGCTGCTTCCCCACTGCTCACTGAGTTCTGGGAGGATGCATTCAACTGCAGCCTGACAAAAA CTACCTATCTAAACAAGAGAGAGTGTGATGGAACTGAAGACATTAAAACCCTTAAAAGCCCATACACTGAAACATCTCAGTTAAGAATTACCAACATGATCTACCAGGCTGTTTATGCCATAGCACATGCCAGTCACAATGCAGCGTGtcatgaaaaaaatgcaaccatTCAATGTGACAAACACATCAGATTGGAGCCCAAACAG GTGTTTATTGAGTTAAAGAAAGTAAACTTCTCAAAGAATGGTTATCGTGTGTCATTTGATACAAATGGGGATCCCGTGGCTTTTTATGAGTTGGTCAACTGGCAGAAGAGTGATAAAGGAGTTATTAAATTGGTAACTGTGGGTTACTATGATGCATCACTGCCCAACGGCAAGGAGTTTTATATCAACAAGAACTTAACCTGGGTGGAGGGGAGAACAGAA GTACCTGCTTCAGTGTGCTCTGAGAGATGTCCTGCAGGAACTCGCAAAGTGTTGCAGAAAGGAAAGCCCATCTGCTGCTATGACTGTATACCGTGTCCTGAAGGAGAGATCAGTAATACCACAG attCGCCTGACTGTTTCCCGTGTCCCAGAGAGTACTGGCCAAATGCAAAAAAGGATGCATGTTTCCCCAAACCTATGGAGTTTCTTGCCTATGACGAAATCCTGTCAATCATCTTGGCTGCATTCTCTGTTAGTGGGGCTTGCCTGACCATCATTGCAGCATTGGTGTTCTTTCGTCACAGAACAACTCCAATTGTCAGAGCCAACAACTCCGAGCTGAGTTTCCTGctgctcttttctctgactCTGTGTTTCTTATGTTCATTAACTTTCATCGGAGCACCCTCTAAGTTGTCCTGCATGCTGCGGCACACAGCGTTTGGCATCACCTTTGTTCTCTGCATCTCCTGTGTTCTTGGGAAAACTATAGTTGTTTTAATGGCCTTTAAAGCTACATTTCCAGGTAACAATGTAATGAAATGGTTTGGTCCTCCACAGCAAAGAATGACTGtagtttttctcacatttttacAAGTTTTAATATGTACTGTTTGGTTGGTTGTGAGTCCTCCATTCCCAATGGAAAATCTAACCATATACAAGGAGAAGATTATCCTGGAATGTGCATTAGGCTCTGCTGTTGGCTTCTGGGCTGTGCTCGGCTACATCGGCCTGCTcgctgttttttgctttgtgctAGCTGTTCTAGCTCGGAAACTACCTGATAATTTCAATGAAGCTAAGATGATAACATTTAGTATGTTGATATTCTGTGCAGTCTGGATCACCTTCATCCCAGCATATGTCAGCTCTCCTGGGAAATATACTGTGGCTGTGGAAATATTTGCCATTCTGGCCTCCAGTTTTGGACTGATACTGTGTATATTTGCTCCAAAATGTTTCATCCTTTTGTTTCTGCCAGATAAGAACACCAAGAACTatttaatgaacaaaaagtaa
- the LOC105921763 gene encoding extracellular calcium-sensing receptor, with the protein MGTRAVFIGLRLTLGLFELTSLVGLPGLVHGLKIQFESAEPLKTSGVTTETSSVKCTLQGNSGLPAFSTYGDFVIGGVSSIHYQRYAVIYNYTTEPESTRCKGSFNARGLRFTRTIIFAIEEINNSTELLPGITLGYRIFDSCVSVPVSAHVAFQLSNGEDPLFYKGMNCSQSGVVMAAVEDSGSSTSISISRILGSFNIPLVSSFATCACLSNKQQFPTFFRTIPSDHYQADALAKLVKHFGWTWIGAVHSDSDYGNNGIASFLEAALREGVCVEYTESFFRTDPRRKIQRIADVIRRSTAKVVVAFTAVGDMRVLLEELALDPPPPRQWIASEAWATDSELMRFSFCAGAIGVAIQQSFIPGLRDFLLDLSPSKVAASSVLTEFWEDAFNCSLTAANNLNKRDCDGTEDIKKLKSPYTETSQLRVTNMMYKAVYAIAHAIHNAVCQEKNATIQCNKHIKLEPKQVFKELKDVNFSINGYNVSFDANGDPVAFYELVNWQRGDSGIIELVTVGYYDASLPTGQEFHINRNLTWMDGETQVPVSVCSESCPPGTRKVLQKGKPSCCYDCIPCPEGEISNMTDSPDCFSCPKEFWSNPKKNACFPKPVEFLSFEEILSIILAAFSVSGAFLAIIIAVVFFNYRTTPIVRANNPELSFLLLFSLTLCFLCSLTFIGAPSDWSCMLRHTAFGITFVLCISCVLGKTIVVLMAFKATLPGNNVMKWFGPQQQRMTVLALTFFQVLICTVWLVLSPPFPMKNLTTYQEKIILECALGSAVGFWAVLGYIGLLAVLCFVLAVLARKLPDNFNEAKMITFSMLIFCAVWITFIPAYVSSPGKFTVAVEIFAILSSSFGLILCIFAPKCFIILCQPEKNTKKYVMNKN; encoded by the exons ATGGGGACCAGGGCTGTTTTTATTGGCTTGAGATTGACGCTGGGTTTGTTTGAACTAACGTCACTAGTTGGTTTGCCCGGCCTTGTACATGGCttgaaaatacagtttgaatctgcagaacctttaaAGACTTCTGGTGTCACTACTGAGACTTCATCTGTGAAATGTACTCTGCAGGGTAACTCTGGCTTACCAGCATTCTCAACATATGGGGACTTTGTTATTGGAGGTGTTTCCTCCATCCATTACCAACGTTATGCAGTGATTTATAACTACACCACCGAGCCTGAGTCGACTAGATGCAAAGGAAG CTTTAATGCCCGGGGTCTGCGTTTTACTCGCACAATAATCTTTGCCATTGAGGAGATAAACAACAGCACAGAGCTGCTGCCCGGCATCACACTTGGATATCGGATATTTGATTCATGCGTTTCAGTGCCTGTTTCAGCACATGTTGCATTTCAACTATCAAATGGAGAGGACCCTTTGTTCTACAAAGGCATGAATTGTTCACAGTCTGGTGTAGTAATGGCTGCTGTTGAAGACTCAGGATCCTCTACCTCCATCAGCATATCACGTATCTTAGGATCCTTCAACATTCCATTG GTTAGCAGCTTTGCCACTTGTGCTTGTTTGTCAAATAAGCAGCAGTTCCCAACTTTTTTCAGAACAATTCCCAGTGACCATTACCAAGCTGATGCACTGGCCAAGCTGGTGAAACACTTTGGCTGGACTTGGATAGGTGCTGTCCACTCAGACTCAGATTATGGAAATAATGGCATAGCATCTTTTCTTGAAGCAGCCCTGAGGGAAGGGGTCTGTGTGGAGTACACTGAATCTTTCTTTAGAACTGATCCAAGAAGAAAGATCCAAAGAATTGCTGATGTTATCCGTAG ATCAACAGCGAAGGTTGTTGTGGCATTTACAGCTGTTGGTGATATGAGAGTCCTTTTAGAAGAGCTGGCTTTGGACCCTCCTCCACCTCGTCAGTGGATAGCAAGTGAGGCCTGGGCAACTGATTCAGAGCTGATGAGGTTCAGTTTCTGTGCAGGCGCAATCGGAGTAGCCATTCAGCAATCCTTCATTCCAGGGTTGAGAGATTTCCTTCTGGATCTCTCTCCCTCTAAAGTGGCTGCTTCTTCAGTGCTAACTGAGTTCTGGGAGGATGCATTCAATTGCAGCCTCACAGCAG CTAATAATCTAAACAAGAGAGACTGTGATGGAACTGAAGATATTAAAAAGCTCAAAAGCCCATACACTGAAACATCTCAGTTAAGAGTAACAAACATGATGTACAAGGCTGTTTATGCAATAGCACATGCCATTCACAATGCAGTGTGTCAGGAAAAAAACGCAACAATTCAATGCAACAAGCATATCAAACTGGAGCCCAAACAG gtttttaaagaattaaaggACGTAAACTTTTCCATAAATGGCTACAACGTGTCATTTGATGCTAATGGGGATCCTGTAGCTTTCTATGAGCTGGTTAACTGGCAGAGAGGTGATAGTGGAATTATTGAACTGGTAACAGTCGGGTACTATGATGCATCACTTCCCACGGGCCAGGAGTTTCATATCAACAGAAACTTAACCTGGATGGATGGCGAAACCCAA GTACCAGTGTCAGTGTGCTCCGAGAGTTGTCCCCCTGGAACTCGTAAAGTGCTGCAAAAAGGAAAGCCCAGCTGCTGCTATGATTGCATACCGTGTCCTGAAGGGGAGATCAGTAATATGACGG ATTCTCCTGATTGCTTCTCCTGTCCCAAAGAGTTCTGGTCAAATCCAAAGAAAAATGCTTGTTTCCCCAAACCTGTGGAGTTTCTCTCCTTTGAGGAAATCCTATCAATCATCCTGGCTGCATTCTCCGTTAGTGGGGCCTTTCTGGCCATCATAATAGCAGTGGTTTTCTTTAATTACAGGACAACCCCAATTGTCCGAGCCAACAATCCTGAGCTGAGCTTCTTGCTGCTCTTCTCTCTGACTTTGTGTTTCTTATGTTCATTAACATTCATTGGAGCACCTTCTGACTGGTCCTGCATGCTGCGACACACAGCATTTGGCATCacttttgttctctgcatttccTGTGTCCTGGGGAAAACTATAGTGGTTTTAATGGCCTTTAAAGCTACTCTTCCTGGTAACAATGTCATGAAATGGTTTGGTCCACAACAGCAAAGAATGACTGTACTGGCTCTAACGTTTTTTCAAGTTTTAATATGTACTGTATGGTTAGTTCTGAGTCCTCCTTTCCCAATGAAAAATCTAACTACATACCAGGAGAAGATCATCCTGGAATGTGCATTAGGCTCTGCTGTTGGCTTCTGGGCTGTGCTCGGCTACATCGGCCTGCTGGCTGTACTTTGCTTTGTGTTAGCTGTTCTAGCTCGGAAACTGCCTGATAATTTCAATGAAGCCAAGATGATAACTTTCAGCATGTTGATATTTTGTGCAGTTTGGATCACTTTCATCCCAGCTTATGTCAGCTCTCCTGGAAAATTTACTGTGGCTGTGGAGATATTTGCCATTCTGTCCTCCAGTTTTGGACTGATTCTGTGTATATTTGCTCCAAAGTGTTTCATCATTTTGTGTCAACCagagaaaaacaccaaaaagtATGTGATGAACAAAAACTAA